In one window of Drosophila mauritiana strain mau12 chromosome X, ASM438214v1, whole genome shotgun sequence DNA:
- the LOC117148536 gene encoding clathrin heavy chain, giving the protein MTQPLPIRFQEHLQLTNVGINANSFSFSTLTMESDKFICVREKVNDTAQVVIIDMNDATNPTRRPISADSAIMNPASKVIALKAQKTLQIFNIEMKSKMKAHTMNEDVVFWKWISLNTLALVTETSVFHWSMEGDSMPQKMFDRHSSLNGCQIINYRCNASQQWLLLVGISALPSRVAGAMQLYSVERKVSQAIEGHAASFATFKIDANKEPTTLFCFAVRTATGGKLHIIEVGAPPSGNQPFAKKAVDVFFPPEAQNDFPVAMQVSAKYDTIYLITKYGYIHLYDMETATCIYMNRISADTIFVTAPHEASGGIIGVNRKGQVLSVTVDEEQIIPYINTVLQNPDLALRMAVRNNLAGAEDLFVRKFNKLFTAGQYAEAAKVAALAPKAILRTPQTIQRFQQVQTPAGSTTPPLLQYFGILLDQGKLNKFESLELCRPVLLQGKKQLCEKWLKEEKLECSEELGDLVKASDLTLALSIYLRANVPNKVIQCFAETGQFQKIVLYAKKVNYTPDYVFLLRSVMRSNPEQGAGFASMLVAEEEPLADINQIVDIFMEHSMVQQCTAFLLDALKHNRPAEGALQTRLLEMNLMSAPQVADAILGNAMFTHYDRAHIAQLCEKAGLLQRALEHYTDLYDIKRAVVHTHMLNAEWLVSFFGTLSVEDSLECLKAMLTANLRQNLQICVQIATKYHEQLTNKALIDLFEGFKSYDGLFYFLSSIVNFSQDPEVHFKYIQAACKTNQIKEVERICRESNCYNPERVKNFLKEAKLTDQLPLIIVCDRFDFVHDLVLYLYRNNLQKYIEIYVQKVNPSRLPVVVGGLLDVDCSEDIIKNLILVVKGQFSTDELVEEVEKRNRLKLLLPWLESRVHEGCVEPATHNALAKIYIDSNNNPERFLKENQYYDSRVVGRYCEKRDPHLACVAYERGLCDRELIAVCNENSLFKSEARYLVGRRDAELWAEVLSESNPYKRQLIDQVVQTALSETQDPDDISVTVKAFMTADLPNELIELLEKIILDSSVFSDHRNLQNLLILTAIKADRTRVMDYINRLENYDAPDIANIAISNQLYEEAFAIFKKFDVNTSAIQVLIDQVNNLERANEFAERCNEPAVWSQLAKAQLQQGLVKEAIDSYIKADDPSAYVDVVDVASKVESWDDLVRYLQMARKKARESYIESELIYAYARTGRLADLEEFISGPNHADIQKIGNRCFSDGMYDAAKLLYNNVSNFARLAITLVYLKEFQGAVDSARKANSTRTWKEVCFACVDAEEFRLAQMCGLHIVVHADELEDLINYYQNRGYFDELIALLESALGLERAHMGMFTELAILYSKFKPSKMREHLELFWSRVNIPKVLRAAESAHLWSELVFLYDKYEEYDNAVLAMMAHPTEAWREGHFKDIITKVANIELYYKAIEFYLDFKPLLLNDMLLVLAPRMDHTRAVSYFSKTGYLPLVKPYLRSVQSLNNKAINEALNGLLIDEEDYQGLRNSIDGFDNFDNIALAQKLEKHELTEFRRIAAYLYKGNNRWKQSVELCKKDKLYKDAMEYAAESCKQDIAEELLGWFLERDAYDCFAACLYQCYDLLRPDVILELAWKHKIVDFAMPYLIQVLREYTTKVDKLELNEAQREKEDDSTEHKNIIQMEPQLMITAGPAMGIPPQYAQNYPPGAATVTAAGGRNMGYPYL; this is encoded by the exons ATGACGCAACCACTGCCCATCCGCTTTCAGGAGCATTTACAG CTCACAAATGTCGGGATCAACGccaattcattttcattcagCACGCTCACGATGGAATCGGATAAGTTTATTTGCGTGCGAGAGAAGGTGAATGATACCGCCCAAGTGGTCATCATTGACATGAACGATGCCACCAATCCCACGCGGCGTCCCATCTCAGCGGATTCGGCTATCATGAATCCAGCTAGCAAGGTCATTGCGCTCAAAG cGCAAAAGACGTTGCAGATCTTCAACATTGAGATGAAGTCGAAGATGAAGGCGCATACCATGAACGAGGATGTGGTGTTCTGGAAGTGGATCTCCCTCAATACGCTAGCTCTGGTCACAGAAACGAGTGTGTTCCATTGGTCCATGGAGGGCGATTCGATGCCGCAAAAGATGTTTGACCGGCATTCATCGCTGAACGGGTGTCAAATCATCAACTACCGCTGCAATGCCTCCCAGCAGTGGCTACTCCTGGTCGGCATTTCGGCACTGCCAAGTCGCGTTGCCGGTGCCATGCAGTTGTATTCGGTGGAGCGCAAGGTCTCCCAGGCGATCGAGGGGCATGCGGCCAGCTTTGCCACGTTCAAAATCGATGCCAACAAGGAGCCGACCACGCTGTTCTGCTTTGCAGTGCGTACGGCCACTGGGGGCAAGCTTCATATTATCGAAGTTGGTGCTCCGCCGAGCGGCAATCAGCCGTTTGCCAAGAAGGCTGTCGATGTCTTCTTTCCGCCGGAAGCACAAAATGATTTCCCTGTGGCAATGCAAGTCTCTGCCAAGTACGACACCATCTACTTGATAACCAAGTATGGATACATACATCTGTATGACATGGAGACGGCCACGTGCATATACATGAATCGTATATCGGCCGATACGATCTTTGTTACCGCACCGCATGAGGCAAGTGGCGGCATCATTGGCGTCAATCGCAAGGGACAAGTCCTCTCCGTGACCGTCGACGAGGAGCAGATCATTCCCTACATCAATACCGTTCTGCAGAATCCCGACTTGGCCCTTCGCATGGCCGTGCGCAACAATTTGGCTGGTGCCGAAGATCTCTTTGTGCGAAAGTTCAACAAGCTCTTTACCGCCGGCCAGTATGCCGAGGCGGCTAAAGTTGCTGCCCTGGCGCCCAAGGCCATTCTGCGTACGCCACAGACGATCCAGCGTTTCCAACAGGTGCAGACACCAGCTGGCTCCACGACTCCGCCGCTGCTGCAATACTTTGGCATTCTCCTCGACCAGGGCAAGCTGAACAAGTTCGAGTCTCTGGAGCTGTGCCGTCCCGTCTTGCTGCAGGGCAAGAAGCAGCTGTGCGAGAAGTGGCTGAAGGAGGAGAAGCTGGAGTGCAGCGAGGAGTTGGGTGATCTGGTCAAGGCCTCCGATCTTACACTTGCCCTGTCCATCTATCTACGCGCAAATGTGCCCAACAAGGTGATCCAATGCTTTGCTGAGACTGGGCAGTTCCAGAAGATTGTACTCTACGCCAAGAAGGTCAACTATACGCCCGATTACGTGTTCCTGCTGCGCTCCGTGATGCGAAGCAACCCAGAGCAGGGAGCTGGTTTCGCCTCTATGTTGGTGGCCGAGGAGGAGCCACTGGCGGACATCAATCAGATTGTGGACATCTTCATGGAGCATTCCATGGTGCAGCAGTGCACTGCGTTCCTGCTGGACGCCCTCAAGCATAACCGACCCGCCGAGGGTGCCCTCCAGACGCGCCTGCTGGAAATGAATCTGATGTCTGCTCCGCAGGTGGCCGACGCCATCCTGGGCAACGCTATGTTCACCCACTACGATCGGGCCCACATTGCCCAGCTGTGCGAGAAGGCTGGACTGCTCCAGCGCGCCCTAGAGCACTACACGGATCTGTATGACATTAAGCGGGCCGTTGTGCACACGCACATGCTGAATGCCGAATGGCTGGTCAGTTTCTTTGGCACGCTGTCGGTGGAGGACTCTCTGGAATGTCTGAAGGCAATGCTTACGGCGAATTTGCGCCAGAACTTGCAGATCTGTGTGCAGATTGCCACCAAGTACCACGAACAGCTGACCAACAAGGCACTGATTGACCTGTTCGAAGGTTTCAAGAGCTACGACGGACTGTTCTACTTCCTGAGCAGCATTGTCAACTTCTCACAGGATCCCGAAGTGCACTTCAAATACATTCAGGCGGCCTGCAAGACTAATCAGATCAAGGAGGTGGAGCGTATTTGCCGCGAATCAAACTGCTACAATCCCGAACGGGTGAAGAACTTCTTGAAGGAGGCCAAGCTGACGGATCAGCTACCATTAATTATTGTTTGTGATCGTTTTGATTTCGTGCACGACTTGGTGCTTTACCTGTATCGTAACAATCTGCAGAAGTACATCGAGATCTATGTGCAGAAAGTGAATCCATCCCGCTTGCCAGTTGTAGTGGGTGGGCTTCTTGATGTTGATTGCAGTGAGGACATAATTAAAAATCTAATTCTCGTTGTCAAGGGACAATTCTCAACCGACGAACTGGTCGAGGAGGTCGAGAAGCGCAACCGTCTCAAGCTCCTCCTTCCCTGGCTGGAGTCCCGAGTTCACGAGGGCTGCGTCGAGCCAGCCACCCACAATGCCTTGGCCAAGATCTACATTGACTCGAACAACAATCCCGAGAGATTTCTTAAGGAGAATCAGTACTACGATAGCCGTGTGGTCGGTCGCTACTGCGAGAAGCGGGATCCCCATTTGGCGTGTGTGGCCTACGAGCGTGGATTGTGCGACCGCGAGCTGATCGCCGTTTGTAACGAGAATTCACTGTTCAAGAGCGAAGCACGCTACTTGGTTGGTCGTCGCGACGCCGAACTCTGGGCCGAGGTCCTTTCGGAGAGCAATCCCTACAAGCGTCAGTTGATCGATCAGGTGGTACAGACCGCTTTGTCCGAGACCCAGGATCCCGATGACATCTCGGTGACGGTCAAGGCATTCATGACCGCCGATTTGCCCAATGAGCTGATCGAACTTCTCGAGAAGATTATTCTCGACTCGTCCGTCTTTAGCGACCATCGCAATCTGCAGAACTTGCTTATTCTCACAGCCATTAAGGCTGATCGCACACGAGTCATGGACTACATCAACCGGCTGGAGAACTACGATGCACCGGACATTGCGAACATTGCGATTAGTAATCAGTTGTACGAAGAAGCCTTCGCCATCTTCAAGAAGTTCGATGTGAACACATCGGCCATTCAGGTGCTCATCGATCAAGTGAACAACCTGGAGCGGGCTAACGAGTTCGCCGAGCGGTGCAATGAGCCGGCCGTTTGGTCGCAGCTGGCCAAGGCCCAACTGCAGCAGGGTCTGGTCAAGGAGGCTATCGATTCGTACATCAAGGCTGATGATCCGAGCGCCTACGTCGATGTCGTCGATGTGGCCAGCAAGGTGGAGTCTTGGGATGACCTCGTTCGCTATCTGCAAATGGCACGCAAGAAGGCACGCGAATCTTACATCGAGAGCGAATTGATCTATGCCTATGCGCGCACTGGACGTCTGGCCGATCTGGAGGAGTTCATTTCGGGTCCCAACCATGCCGATATCCAGAAGATTGGCAACCGTTGCTTCAGCGACGGCATGTACGATGCAGCGAAGCTACTGTACAACAATGTGAGCAACTTTGCCCGTCTGGCCATCACTTTGGTCTACCTGAAGGAGTTTCAAGGGGCCGTGGACTCGGCGCGGAAAGCCAACTCAACGCGCACATGGAAGGAGGTGTGCTTCGCCTGCGTGGACGCCGAGGAGTTTAGGCTAGCCCAGATGTGTGGCCTGCACATTGTGGTGCATGCCGATGAGCTGGAGGATCTGATTAACTACTATCAGAACCGGGGATACTTCGATGAATTGATTGCGCTGCTCGAGTCGGCTTTGGGGCTGGAACGTGCGCACATGGGAATGTTCACCGAATTAGCTATACtttattcaaaattcaaaCCTTCCAAAATGCGCGAACACTTGGAGCTGTTCTGGTCTCGCGTTAACATTCCAAAAGTCCTGCGTGCCGCTGAATCGGCTCATTTGTGGTCGGAGCTGGTGTTCCTGTACGATAAGTACGAGGAGTACGACAACGCCGTCCTGGCCATGATGGCTCATCCCACGGAGGCGTGGCGCGAGGGGCACTTCAAGGACATTATCACCAAGGTGGCCAACATTGAGCTGTACTACAAGGCCATCGAATTCTATTTGGACTTCAAGCCGCTGCTGTTGAACGACATGCTGCTCGTGCTGGCGCCCAGGATGGATCACACTCGTGCTGTTAGTTACTTCTCCAAAACCGGCTATTTGCCACTCGTCAAGCCTTATCTGCGTTCAGTCCAATCTCTCAATAACAAGGCAATCAACGAAGCCCTGAACGGACTCTTAATCGACGAGGAGGACTACCAGGGTCTGCGCAATTCGATCGATGGATTTGACAACTTTGACAACATTGCGTTGGCACAGAAACTCGAAAAGCACGAACTTACCGAATTCCGTAGGATTGCCGCCTACTTGTATAAGG GAAATAACCGCTGGAAACAGAGCGTTGAGCTCTGCAAAAAGGACAAACTCTACAAGGATGCTATGGAGTACGCCGCCGAATCTTGCAAGCAAGATATTGCCGAGGAGTTGTTGGGTTGGTTCCTAGAACGTGACGCTTACGATTGTTTTGCAGCTTGTCTTTATCAG TGTTACGACTTGCTGCGCCCTGATGTTATCTTGGAGTTGGCCTGGAAACACAAAATCGTTGACTTCGCCATGCCCTATTTGATTCAG GTTCTGCGTGAATACACAACAAAGGTGGACAAACTGGAGTTGAACGAGGCTCAGCGCGAGAAGGAGGACGATTCCACTGAGCACAAAAACATTATTCAGATGGAGCCGCAACTGATGATCACCGCTGGCCCAGCAATGGGCATTCCTCCACAATATGCACAGAATTATCCACCCGGTGCAGCAACGGTAACGGCGGCAGGCGGACGCAACATGGGCTATCCCTACTTGTAG
- the LOC117147683 gene encoding protein stunted isoform X1 — protein sequence MTAWRAAGITYIQYSNIAARILRESLKTGLRADAAKRDASHVKFTPWANGKPAQRQTQSES from the exons ATGACTGCCTGGAGAGCTGCCGGAATTAC CTACATCCAATACTCCAACATCGCCGCTCGCATTTTGCGCGAGTCCTTGAAGACGGGACTGCGTGCGGATGCCGCCAAGCGCGACGCGAGCCATGTGAAGTTCACTCCCTGGGCAAACGGCAAGCCAGCTC AGCGTCAAACCCAATCGGAATCCTAG
- the LOC117148541 gene encoding uncharacterized protein LOC117148541, which produces MTKTAKRRMQTKTKKALSFFRNHRRLLRRQGIEDLLHLAERGLIEPITAAMAVSDNLPCIPFGFDGLKMMNDSDCQTVRNAKLPEMKDMVYECDKISLCLKSPELFLRHVLGIIENLDEKELSTQDNRMRASGRAQTKKNARIECRLRSSLTLPYTVFIPHFASKIPQLNAGSQLGKENDRNAC; this is translated from the coding sequence ATGACCAAGACGGCCAAGAGACGGATGCAGACAAAGACCAAGAAGGCTTTATCGTTCTTCAGGAATCATCGCCGGTTGCTCCGCAGGCAGGGCATCGAGGATCTGCTGCATCTGGCCGAACGTGGCCTCATCGAACCGATCACCGCCGCCATGGCCGTCTCCGATAACTTACCCTGCATTCCCTTTGGGTTCGACGGTCTTAAGATGATGAACGATAGCGATTGCCAGACGGTGCGCAATGCTAAGTTGCCCGAAATGAAGGACATGGTATACGAATGCGACAAGATAAGCCTGTGTTTAAAGAGTCCGGAGCTCTTCTTGCGACATGTTCTGGGCATTATCGAGAATTTGGATGAGAAGGAGCTTAGCACACAGGACAATCGGATGCGGGCCAGTGGACGTGCCCAGACCAAGAAGAATGCCAGAATTGAATGCCGATTGAGATCGTCATTGACTCTTCCATATACGGTATTTATTCCACATTTTGCATCAAAAATTCCCCAATTGAATGCCGGATCCCAATTGGGCAAAGAAAATGATCGAAATGCATGTTAA
- the LOC117147683 gene encoding protein stunted isoform X2, with the protein MTAWRAAGITYIQYSNIAARILRESLKTGLRADAAKRDASHVKFTPWANGKPAHERA; encoded by the exons ATGACTGCCTGGAGAGCTGCCGGAATTAC CTACATCCAATACTCCAACATCGCCGCTCGCATTTTGCGCGAGTCCTTGAAGACGGGACTGCGTGCGGATGCCGCCAAGCGCGACGCGAGCCATGTGAAGTTCACTCCCTGGGCAAACGGCAAGCCAGCTC ATGAAAGGGCTTAA
- the LOC117147168 gene encoding uncharacterized protein LOC117147168 → MAVSDNLPYIPFGFDGLKMMNDSDCQTVRNAKLPEMKDMVYECDKISLCLKSPELFLRHVPGIIENLDEKELSTRDNRMQTSGRGQTKKNARIECRLRSHISKRMNSSSKMTKTAKRRMQTKTKKALSFFRNHRRLLRRQGIEDLLHLAERGLIEPITAAMAVSDNLPCIPFGFDGLKMMNNSDCQTVRNAKLPEMKDMVYECDKISLCLKSPELFLHHVLGIIKNLDEKELSTQDNRMRASGRGQTKKNARIECRLRSSLTLPYTIGVIVPAKEGQPQGKAVSSGTLPTMNGRGHIDVDPGAGIMESKMGGNEESGAGGLGVLTIRHRTVDIWSVACLLWELATKTYLFDTQSKRGKDGKDEAHLAKIVETNGELSNRESLRPTKLTNLLIRCKGWTTRKATEFVDFLMPMLNTDPLKRTSACKALGSP, encoded by the exons ATGGCCGTCTCCGATAACTTACCCTACATTCCCTTTGGGTTCGACGGTCTTAAGATGATGAACGATAGCGATTGCCAGACGGTGCGCAATGCTAAGTTGCCCGAAATGAAGGACATGGTATACGAATGCGACAAGATAAGCCTGTGTTTAAAGAGTCCGGAGCTCTTCTTGCGACATGTGCCGGGCATTATCGAGAATTTGGATGAGAAGGAGCTTAGCACACGGGACAATCGGATGCAGACCAGTGGACGTGGCCAGACCAAGAAGAATGCCAGAATTGAATGCCGATTGAGATC ACACATCTCAAAACGTATGAACAGTAGCTCCAAGATGACCAAGACGGCCAAGAGACGGATGCAGACAAAGACCAAGAAGGCTTTATCGTTCTTCAGGAATCATCGCCGGTTGCTCCGCAGGCAGGGCATCGAGGATCTGCTGCATCTGGCCGAACGTGGCCTCATCGAACCGATCACCGCCGCCATGGCCGTCTCCGATAACTTACCCTGCATTCCCTTTGGGTTCGACGGTCTTAAGATGATGAACAATAGCGATTGCCAGACGGTGCGCAATGCCAAGTTGCCCGAAATGAAGGACATGGTATACGAATGCGACAAGATAAGCCTGTGCTTAAAGAGTCCGGAGCTCTTCTTGCACCATGTGCTGGGCATTATCAAGAATTTGGATGAGAAGGAGCTTAGCACACAGGACAATCGGATGCGGGCCAGTGGACGTGGCCAGACCAAGAAGAATGCCAGAATTGAATGCCGATTGAGATCGTCATTGACTCTTCCATATACG ATTGGAGTCATTGTGCCCGCCAAAGAGGGTCAGCCACAGGGCAAGGCCGTATCAAGTGGCACGCTCCCCACAATGAACGGGCGTGGCCATATCGACGTGGACCCAGGTGCCGGGATAATGGAATCCAAAATGGGCGGCAATGAAGAGTCCGGCGCAGGAGGATTGGGCGTTCTGACGATCCGCCACCGA ACCGTCGACATCTGGAGCGTGGCCTGTCTGTTGTGGGAGCTGGCCACCAAGACCTATCTATTCGATACCCAGTCGAAACGGGGCAAAGACGGTAAGGATGAGGCCCATCTAGCAAAAATCGTCGA GACCAACGGCGAACTATCCAACAGAGAAAGCCTGAGGCCCACTAAACTGACCAATTTGCTAATCAGATGCAAAGGATGGACGACTCGCAAAGCCACGGAATTCGTGGATTTCCTAATGCCCATGCTGAATACCGATCCATTAAAGCGCACCTCCGCTTGCAAAGCCTTGGGTAGCCCCTAG
- the LOC117148537 gene encoding probable arginine--tRNA ligase, cytoplasmic, giving the protein MSELNMELKKLRELELKTQGLAARIQTAKSGEQLDVDLVQLQIENKKLKNRLFILKKSIAEESNAGGGAAAKPKESSSITEHLESVFGQAIASAFPEFRDTPVIIAPVNSTSAKFGDYQCNNAMGLSKKLKEKGINKAPRDIATELKGHCPASPIIEKLEIAGAGFVNVFLSKDYASSALSNLLRNGVTPPEVIKKRVLVDFSSPNIAKQMHVGHLRSTIIGESLCRLLEFLQHDVIRINHLGDWGTQFGMLIAHLEDRFPNYLNESPPISDLQLFYKESKKRFDEDEEFKKRAYSRVVSLQKGVPNSIKAWELICNVSRKEFQTIYERLDISVKERGESFYQSRMLSVVEYLRGKGLLEVDEGREIMWPDDTKTGIPLTIVKSDGGFTYDTSDMAAIRHRLEEELCDWIIYVVDSGQSTHFNTIFKAAERSAILNPLSHRVDHVQFGVVLGEDGKKFKTRSGDTVKLADLLDEGMKRSLQQLESRGRDKVLTPQELKDAQESLAYGCIKYSDLCHNRISDYIFSFDKMLEDRGNTAVYLLYTYTRICSIARNSGEDFTNLPEILKKTNIVLAHEKEWKLAKTLLKLHDILIKCSKELFLHFLCEFCFEVCTVFTEFYDSCYCIEKNKQGDIIAVNHSRILMCEATAAVLRQCFYILGLKPVSKM; this is encoded by the exons ATGTCCGAGCTAAATATGGAGCTGAAAAAACTCAGGGAGCTG GAACTGAAGACCCAAGGCCTTGCCGCCAGAATACAAACTGCCAAAAGTGGTGAACAGTTGGACGTCGATCTTGTTCAGcttcaaattgaaaataagAAGCTGAAGAACCGCCTGTTCATCCTAAAGAAG TCCATTGCTGAGGAATCAAATGCCGGCGGCGGCGCCGCCGCGAAGCCCAAGGAATCTTCTTCGATCACCGAACACCTGGAAAGCGTCTTCGGCCAGGCGATTGCATCAGCTTTTCCGGAATTCAGAGATACGCCTGTTATAATTGCACCAGTTAACAGTACGTCTGCGAAATTCGGCGACTATCAGTGCAACAATGCCATGGGATTGTCCAAGAAACTGAAAGAGAAGGGCATTAATAAAGCACCACGTGATATTGCAACCGAGTTGAAAGGACACTGCCCAGCATCGCCAATCATTGAAAAGCTGGAAATTGCCGGAGCTGGTTTCGTAAACGTTTTCCTTAGCAA AGATTATGCATCTTCAGCCCTAAGCAATCTATTGCGTAATGGTGTCACGCCTCCAGAAGTGATCAAAAAGCGAGTCCTGGTCGACTTCTCATCGCCCAACATTGCCAAACAGATGCATGTCGGTCACTTGCGGTCCACGATCATTGGCGAGTCGTTGTGCCGCCTACTGGAGTTCCTGCAGCACGATGTGATCCGCATAAACCACCTGGGTGACTGGGGAACGCAGTTTGGCATGCTGATTGCCCATTTGGAAGATCGATTCCCCAACTACCTAAATGAAAGCCCTCCGATCAGTGATCTGCAATTGTTCTACAAGGAATCCAAGAAGCG ATTCGATGAAGATGAGGAGTTCAAAAAGCGTGCCTACAGTCGAGTGGTTTCATTGCAGAAAGGTGTTCCGAACTCCATTAAGGCCTGGGAGCTAATTTGCAATGTGTCGCGGAAGGAGTTCCAAACGATCTACGAGCGATTAGATATTAGCGTCAAGGAACGGGGTGAATCGTTTTACCAATCACGAATGCTGTCCGTTGTGGAATACTTGCGTGGCAAGGGGCTGCTGGAAGTAGATGAAGGACGCGAGATCATGTGGCCAGACGATACGAAAACTGGCATACCTCTGACAATCGTGAAATCGGATGGCGGCTTTACGTATGACACCTCTGACATGGCAGCCATTCGCCATCGCTTGGAGGAGGAGCTTTGCGATTGGATCATCTATGTGGTCGACTCCGGGCAAAGCACGCATTTCAACACCATATTCAAAGCTGCTGAACGATCTGCCATCCTGAATCCACTCAGCCATCGTGTTGACCACGTACAGTTTGGCGTCGTTCTGGGTGAGGATGGCAAGAAGTTTAAGACTCGATCAGGTGATACGGTTAAGCTGGCCGATTTGCTGGATGAGGGAATGAAGCGATCCCTGCAGCAATTGGAGAGTCGTGGCCGCGATAAGGTCCTCACGCCACAGGAACTGAAGGACGCCCAAGAGTCGCTGGCATATGGATGCATTAAGTATTCGGACTTATGTCACAATCGGATCAGCGACTATATATTTTCGTTTGACAAGATGCTTGAGGATCGCGGCAACACTGCGGTGTACTTACTTTACACCTATACACGTATTTGCTCCATTGCACGAAACTCTGGCGAAGATTTCACCAATTTGCCCGAAATACTGAAGAAGACCAACATTGTGTTGGCCCACGAAAAGGAATGGAAGCTGGCAAAGACTCTACTGAAACTCCACGACATACTCATCAAGTGCTCCAAGGAACTCTTCCTGCACTTCCTGTGCGAGTTTTGCTTCGAGGTGTGCACAGTGTTCACCGAATTCTATGACTCTTGTTATTGCATCGAAAAGAACAAACAAGGCGATATTATCGCGGTCAATCATAGCCGGATTCTAATGTGCGAGGCAACTGCGGCTGTGTTGCGCCAATGCTTTTATATACTAGGCCTTAAACCAGTTTCGAAAATGTAA
- the LOC117147682 gene encoding leucine-rich repeat flightless-interacting protein 2 translates to MESISTTGRRRNNMRINAEDNALDQITKEAEARLAARRQARAEAREIRMRELERQQKEQEITADRVFDMQNSTAVGSETLSAHPVRIAYGGLLNVTRASASRRSSEDSVEEEGRSFRDFKHELKDVEERFRKAMITNAQLDNDRASQAYEVKLLKDKCEIMEESYAQLQREFKEKMRDCNALKRNLDRANLELKLVQGQLNERDSLIAEQGLLIVAVENADGSDAKRALVSVENAKVLASVQGSLDVRLKKFSDEKQRLLAEVQKLHEQLDEYKSDGISGRRSLSQGSFGDENDYEAQRETNKIISDHKYKLQKAEQEIANLQSSLARSETQVIRYKSTAEAAEKAEAELKLERRKLQREHRELLEKLEEAETSNNHLLKRLDKLKNAKSAILKDL, encoded by the exons ATGGAAAGCATCAGCACCACAGGTCGGCGACGGAACAACATGCGAATCAATGCCGAAGACAATGCGCTGGATCAAATTACGAAAGAG GCGGAAGCGCGACTTGCTGCGCGTCGACAGGCGCGCGCCGAAGCCCGCGAGATTCGCATGAGGGAGCTGGAGCGGCAGCAGAAAGAGCAGGAGATCACCGCCGATCGGGTCTTCGACATGCAAAACTCCACGGCAGTGGGCAGCGAAACCCTGTCGGCGCATCCCGTGCGCATCGCCTACGGCGGACTGTTAAACGTGACCCGTGCATCAGCATCCCGCCGCAGCAGTGAGGACTCCGTGGAGGAGGAGGGCAGAAGTTTTCGCGACTTCAAGCACGAGCTTAAG GATGTTGAGGAGCGGTTTCGCAAAGCCATGATAACGAACGCCCAGTTGGACAACGATCGCGCCTCGCAGGCCTACGAAGTTAAGCTACTGAAGGACAAATGCGAAATAATGGAAGAGTCGTATGCACAACTACAGCGCGAGTTCAAGGAGAAGATGCGTGACTGCAATGCGCTCAAACGCAACCTGGATCGCGCCAATCTCGAGCTTAAGCTAGTACAAGGGCAGTTGAACGAGCGCGACTCGTTGATCGCCGAACAGGGCCTTCTAATCGTAGCAGTTGAAAATGCCGATGGCAGCGATGCCAAGCGAGCTCTTGTGAGTGTCGAGAATGCCAAGGTGCTGGCCTCCGTGCAGGGTTCTTTAG ACGTTAGACTTAAAAAGTTCAGTGACGAGAAGCAGCGGCTGCTGGCGGAGGTGCAAAAGCTTCACGAACAACTTGACGAGTATAAAAGTGATGGAATTTCCGGACGCCGCAGTCTTTCGCAAGGTTCCTTCGGCGATGAGAATGATTACGAGGCCCAAC gggaaacaaacaaaatcatTTCAGACCATAAATATAAGCTGCAAAAGGCGGAACAGGAAATCGCCAACCTACAGTCGAGCCTAGCGCGCTCCGAAACTCAAGTAATCCGATACAAGAGCACCGCAGAAGCCGCCGAAAAGGCGGAGGCTGAGCTGAAGCTGGAGCGCCGCAAGCTGCAACGCGAG CACCGGGAACTGTTGGAGAAGTTGGAGGAAGCTGAAACGTCCAACAACCATTTGTTGAAACGCCTCGATAAGTTGAAAAACGCAAAGAGTGCCATTCTAAAGGACTTATGA